A genomic window from Nocardioides sp. BP30 includes:
- a CDS encoding glutathione peroxidase has translation MSILDAPLTLLDGTDATLGELTGGRPALLVNVASKCGLTPQYAGLEKLAETYPGLAVVGFPCNQFMGQEPGTSEEIAEFCSSTYGVTFPLTEKIEVNGEGRHPVYQELTKAADENGTDGDIQWNFEKFLVSADGEVLQRFSPRTEPEDERVVGAIEKALG, from the coding sequence ATGAGCATCCTCGACGCGCCCCTCACCCTGCTCGACGGTACCGATGCGACCCTCGGCGAGCTGACCGGCGGCCGCCCGGCACTCCTGGTCAACGTGGCCAGCAAGTGCGGGCTCACGCCGCAGTACGCCGGGCTGGAGAAGCTCGCCGAGACCTACCCGGGTCTCGCGGTGGTCGGCTTCCCGTGCAACCAGTTCATGGGGCAGGAGCCGGGTACGTCCGAGGAGATCGCCGAGTTCTGCTCCTCGACGTACGGCGTGACGTTCCCGCTGACCGAGAAGATCGAGGTCAACGGCGAGGGGCGGCACCCCGTCTACCAGGAGCTCACCAAGGCGGCCGACGAGAACGGCACCGACGGTGACATCCAGTGGAACTTCGAGAAGTTCCTGGTCTCCGCCGACGGCGAGGTCCTGCAGCGGTTCAGCCCGCGCACCGAGCCCGAGGACGAGCGGGTCGTCGGGGCGATCGAGAAGGCGCTCGGCTGA